A window of the Plasmodium vivax chromosome 12, whole genome shotgun sequence genome harbors these coding sequences:
- a CDS encoding protein disulfide-isomerase, putative (encoded by transcript PVX_083515A) produces MAKITKSFVLLLILTILKICYCQDVIELNDSNFENLTQISTGSTTGSWFIKFYAPWCSHCKAMTKTWTQLAADLKGTVNVAKIDVTTNSKTRKRFKIEGFPTIIYFKNGKMYDYKNHDRSLEAFKMFVQETYKTVKSSDPPKPLSYMDVLKDMANETFSNIDRIYKYAFPSLMAIIVVSFLMGFIVAFVSIKFCSIFRGTPYNYAKKKD; encoded by the exons atggcaaaaattacaaaaagttTTGTGTTGTTACttattttaacaattttgaaaatatgcTACTGTCAAGATGTAATCGAATTGAATGACTCGAACTTTGAGAACTTAACGCAGATATCAACGGGGAGCACCACAG GCTCATGGTTCATTAAGTTTTACGCCCCCTGGTGCTCGCACTGCAAAGCCATGACGAAGACCTGGACGCAGCTAGCCGCAGACTTGAAGGGAACTGTGAACGTTGCTAAAATCGACGTCACCACAAATTCAAAGACAAGAAAAAGATTTAAAATTGAAGGGTTCCCAAcaatcatatattttaaaaatggcaagaTGTACGATTATAAAAATCATGACAGATCATTAGAAGCCTTTAAAATGTTCGTGCAAGAAACGTATAAAACTGTCAAGTCGTCGGACCCACCTAAGCCTCTCAGCTACATGGATGTCCTCAAAGACATGGCAAATGAAACTTTTTCAAATATCGATCGAATCTACAAGTACGCCTTCCCCTCTCTCATGGCCATTATCGTTGTGTCATTCTTAATGGGATTCATTGTAGCTTTTGTTTCTATTAAATTTTGTTCCATCTTCAGAGGCACACCATATAACTACGCCAAAAAGAAGGATTAA
- a CDS encoding calcium-dependent protein kinase, putative (encoded by transcript PVX_083525A) encodes MKIKNLLLKKRNNLSTSFCLESETNVLKDHIPIHTLKENHKTKVFYSYNLVDGYKYKIIVKRKKQNLKNAKLIISSLDHPYIIKLIHCCEYASSFISVFEFFSDTNLYSSVIFSAKYDEKRIKNIVYQIIRTVHYLHSNNLAHKQLLPQSFLIKSVNNEMMIKLEDVHKIKTYSSRPNSKIRGQNVYSIGLISNNR; translated from the exons atgaaaatcaaAAACCTCCtgctcaaaaaaagaaataatctCTCAACGTCCTTCTGCCTGGAGTCAGAAACGAATGTGCTCAAGGACCACATTCCGATCCATACGTTGAAAGAAAATCACAAAACTAAAGTGTTCTACAGTTACAACCTCGTGGATGgttataaatacaaaataattgtcaaaaggaaaaaacaaaacttaaaaaatgccaaacTTATAATTTCTTCTCTGGACCACCCATACATCATTAAGTTGATTCACTGTTGTGAATATGCCTCTTCGTTTATCAGCGTCTTTGAGTTCTTCTCAG ACACCAATTTATACTCCTCCGTAATCTTCTCCGCAAAATATGATGAAAAGAGGATAAAGAATATAGTATATCAG ATCATCCGAACGGTCCACTACCTGCACTCAAACAACTTAGCACACAA GCAACTACTCCCCCAAAGTTTCCTCATCAAATCCGTGAATAACGAAATGATGATTAAATTGGAAGACGTCCACAAAATTAAGACCTATTCTTCGAGac CCAATTCGAAAATTAGGGGACAAAACGTCTACAGCATTGGACTGATAAGTAATAACAGATAG
- a CDS encoding hypothetical protein (encoded by transcript PVX_083520A), which yields MVLKFFKKVDYDNEGIITKKKLYKFYSMKSRSEIGSNDKRKFTFEEFFNYISKE from the exons ATggtgttaaaattttttaaaaaagtggacTACGACAATGAAG GAAttattaccaaaaaaaagctgtaCAAATTTTACAGCATGAAAAGTAGAAGCGAAATCGGCTCCAACGACAAGCGAAAATTTA CTTTTGAAGAATTCTTTAACTATATAAGCAAGGAGTAA